A DNA window from Ipomoea triloba cultivar NCNSP0323 chromosome 10, ASM357664v1 contains the following coding sequences:
- the LOC116031832 gene encoding glutamate receptor 2.7-like translates to MMGFKPSSLLILLLVFPFSVWMVSVSGTGNETIDIGAIIDLNSRAGKEHKVSLEIAVQKFNDHSRTHHISVHFRNASMDPIQAVFAADELVRGKQVKAIIGMNTWEEASLVAEVVAKRAEMVPVLSLAASSGKPESVQLQWPFLVQMAANSSEQVKCISAIIHSWSWRKVVVIYEDGLYGADAGMLGALSDSLEDIGVDIEYHLILPEFSSLSGDSERIVRGEVLKLLEKQSRVFIVLRSSELMAGFLFREAKEIGLMGRESVWLLADSVSDLLDSVGTSFALSVQGALGIKNHYVETTKPFQDFQTQFQKLFRSEFPDEDHSKPGIHALQAYDSMNTIAQAIMNLSKNNVVDSKSLLTRILSSNFTGLSGDVHFQHGARSQQVSIFRIVNVVGLKYKELGFWSSDHGFSDSLEAGSSSGGIQELSSLVNWPGELGRVPKGWAMPTYAKPLIIGVPGRTVFDKFVKVDWAKIPHKYTGFCICVFENVLEILKKNYIVNYDFKPYNGTYPDLVHFLANKTYDAIVGDITILAERSKDMDFTQPYVESGLTMIVPVKTDKSKKAWMFLKPFTRNMWVVTSAILFYTMFIIWFLEHQSNENFRGARRDQLGVALWFTFSSLFFAHKEELKSNYTKLVVIVWLFVVFVLTSSYQASLTSMLTVSRLEPSVTDIDWIRRTNAPVGCDGDSFVKDYLRNVLKLKNITIVGNQYDYPELLKNGSIKAAFLELPYAKLFLKEYNNDFTSAGVTYRFGGLGFAFQKGSPLARDFSEAILTLLENGTMQKLEEEWLGSSMTLVNNDTSVKTQSLSLSSFWGLYLLSGATSTICFLIFVCRLFLRKSRQHSQVQDENEPKTEQGARPASLMKTATFGHIDRLRSSEWELVSPSDTSEMFDASHPAEIQITTMN, encoded by the exons ATGATGGGCTTTAAGCCATCTTCTTTGTTGATTCTTTTACTCGTTTTTCCCTTTTCTGTTTGGATGGTATCTGTCTCAGGAACTGGGAATGAAACCATTGATATTGGTGCAATCATTGACTTAAACTCACGAGCCGGGAAAGAACACAAAGTTTCTCTAGAAATAGCTGTCCAAAAGTTTAATGATCATTCAAGGACTCACCACATCTCTGTTCATTTCAGAAATGCTAGCATGGATCCTATTCAAGCTGTTTTTGCAG CTGATGAGCTGGTGAGAGGAAAGCAGGTGAAAGCCATAATTGGGATGAATACATGGGAAGAAGCAAGTTTAGTTGCAGAGGTTGTGGCGAAGCGAGCTGAGATGGTGCCGGTTCTCTCTCTTGCAGCGTCTTCTGGGAAGCCAGAAAGTGTGCAGCTTCAATGGCCTTTCTTGGTACAAATGGCTGCAAATAGCTCTGAGCAAGTGAAGTGCATTTCTGCTATTATTCATTCTTGGAGTTGGAGGAAGGTGGTAGTAATATATGAAGATGGTTTGTATGGTGCTGATGCTGGGATGCTGGGAGCTTTATCTGATTCTCTTGAAGATATTGGGGTTGATATTGAGTACCATTTAATCCTCCCGGAGTTCTCTTCGTTATCTGGGGATTCAGAACGGATTGTTCGAGGAGAAGTCTTGAAGTTGCTGGAAAAACAGTCGAGGGTGTTCATCGTTCTTCGTTCATCAGAATTGATGGCTGGTTTCCTGTTCAGAGAAGCAAAGGAAATAGGATTAATGGGGAGAGAATCTGTGTGGCTTCTTGCAGATTCTGTGTCTGATCTTCTCGATTCTGTTGGGACATCCTTTGCCTTGTCTGTTCAAGGTGCTTTAGGAATCAAGAATCACTATGTTGAAACCACCAAGCCTTTCCAAGATTTTCAAACTCAATTTCAGAAGCTTTTCAGGTCAGAGTTCCCAGATGAAGATCACTCAAAGCCCGGGATTCATGCTTTACAAGCATATGACAGCATGAATACTATTGCTCAAGCAATTATGAATTTAAGCAAAAACAATGTTGTTGATTCAAAGTCACTACTGACAAGAATTCTGTCAAGTAATTTTACTGGTTTGAGTGGAGATGTTCATTTCCAACACGGAGCAAGGTCACAACAAGTTTCGATATTCAGAATTGTAAATGTTGTTGGATTGAAGTATAAAGAACTTGGCTTCTGGTCATCGGATCACGGGTTCTCAGACAGCCTTGAAGCTGGAAGCAGCTCCGGGGGAATACAAGAGCTATCCAGTTTGGTGAATTGGCCGGGCGAATTGGGCCGAGTTCCAAAGGGGTGGGCAATGCCTACTTATGCAAAACCATTAATCATTGGTGTTCCTGGAAGAACTGTATTTGATAAGTTTGTAAAGGTGGACTGGGCTAAAATTCCACACAAGTATACTGGTTTCTGCATTTGTGTATTTGAAAATgttcttgaaatcttgaagaaaAACTACATTGTTAACTATGATTTCAAGCCTTACAATGGCACCTACCCTGatctggttcattttctggcTAACAAG ACTTACGATGCGATTGTTGGCGACATAACAATATTAGCGGAGCGATCAAAAGACATGGACTTCACACAACCATATGTAGAGTCAGGCTTGACAATGATAGTTCCTGTGAAGACTGATAAATCTAAGAAAGCATGGATGTTTCTGAAGCCTTTTACTAGGAACATGTGGGTAGTAACCTCAGCCATCCTGTTCTACACAATGTTCATCATCTGGTTCTTGGAGCATCAGTCTAACGAAAATTTCAGAGGTGCCCGGAGAGATCAGCTTGGCGTTGCGTTATGGTTCACGTTCTCATCCCTCTTTTTTGCTCACA AGGAGGAACTTAAGAGCAATTACACCAAACTGGTGGTTATAGTGTGGCTTTTCGTTGTGTTCGTGCTAACCTCGAGCTACCAAGCCAGTCTCACTTCAATGCTAACTGTATCCCGGCTTGAACCAAGCGTGACAGACATTGATTGGATACGGAGAACGAATGCACCAGTAGGATGTGATGGCGATTCGTTTGTCAAAGATTACCTGAGAAACGTGCTAAAACTCAAGAACATCACCATTGTTGGAAACCAATATGATTACCCAGAGCTTCTGAAGAATGGGAGCATAAAAGCAGCGTTCCTCGAGCTTCCTTACGCGAAGCTCTTCCTCAAGGAATACAACAATGACTTCACATCTGCTGGTGTTACCTACAGATTTGGAGGGCTAGGATTT GCATTTCAAAAAGGCTCTCCTTTGGCACGCGATTTTTCCGAGGCAATCTTAACTCTATTGGAAAATGGCACAATGCAAAAACTAGAAGAAGAATGGCTGGGCTCCTCTATGACTTTAGTGAACAATGATACCTCAGTAAAGACACAAAGTTTGAGCCTTAGTAGCTTCTGGGGCTTATACCTGCTGTCTGGTGCCACTTCCACAATATGCTTTCTGATTTTCGTGTGTCGTCTCTTTCTTAGAAAATCGCGACAACATAGTCAGGTGCAGGATGAGAACGAGCCTAAAACCGAACAAGGTGCCAGGCCTGCCTCTCTAATGAAGACTGCAACATTTGGTCATATAGACAGACTCAGATCTTCAGAATGGGAGCTGGTGAGCCCTTCAGACACTTCAGAAATGTTTGATGCCTCCCATCCAGCCGAAATTCAAATTACAACCATGAATTAG
- the LOC116031901 gene encoding peroxidase 19, translated as MTMSSTFLLLFLLLLPCSPSQANLRPNSGERLPRQLSVNYYAKTCPQVDRLVASVTSQQFQDSPAVGPATIRLFFHDCFVGGCDGSILVSTRPGSKQLAEKDAEDNKDLPMAAFEGIKKAKTVVESKCPGVVSCADILAIAARDFVHLTGGPFYQVKKGRWDGKISMASKVRSNLPRANSTVDELLKLFTSKGLTMEDLVVLSGAHSIGFAHCKQFVSRLYNHKGTNQPDPSIDPRLLKALKMTCPRFGGNADVVTPFDVTTPFSFDNAYYSNLEAKMGLLASDQALFLDPRTRPLVQILAKDKQKFFQKFALAMEKMGSVGVKRGRKHGERRKDCSIHLSV; from the exons ATGACAATGTCTTCCACATTTCTGCTTCtctttctcctcctcctcccctGCTCGCCGTCTCAGGCCAATCTCCGGCCTAATTCCGGCGAGCGGCTGCCGCGGCAGCTCTCCGTTAACTACTACGCCAAAACCTGCCCGCAGGTTGACCGCCTCGTGGCCTCCGTCACCTCCCAGCAGTTCCAAGACTCCCCCGCCGTGGGCCCCGCCACCATTCGTCTCTTCTTCCATGATTGCTTTGTCGGA GGTTGTGATGGGTCGATACTGGTATCAACGAGGCCGGGGAGTAAGCAATTAGCAGAGAAAGATGCAGAGGATAACAAGGACTTACCAATGGCGGCTTTTGAGGGCATAAAGAAGGCTAAAACAGTGGTGGAGAGCAAGTGTCCTGGTGTTGTTTCATGTGCTGACATTCTTGCAATTGCAGCCAGAGATTTTGTTCACCTT ACAGGAGGGCCGTTTTACCAAGTGAAGAAAGGGAGGTGGGACGGGAAGATATCGATGGCGTCAAAGGTGCGCTCCAATCTGCCTAGAGCCAATTCAACAGTGGATGAGCTTCTGAAGCTCTTCACCTCCAAGGGGCTAACAATGGAGGATCTTGTTGTGTTATCAGGGGCGCATTCGATTGGCTTTGCACACTGCAAGCAGTTTGTGAGCAGGCTGTACAACCACAAGGGCACCAATCAGCCAGACCCCTCCATTGATCCCAGGCTTCTGAAGGCTCTGAAGATGACGTGCCCGAGATTTGGTGGGAATGCTGATGTTGTGACCCCGTTTGATGTCACAACGCCTTTCTCGTTCGACAATGCTTACTACTCGAACTTGGAGGCCAAAATGGGGTTGCTGGCATCTGATCAGGCCTTGTTTTTGGACCCTAGAACTAGGCCTTTGGTTCAGATTTTGGCCAAGGATAAGCAGAAGTTCTTCCAGAAGTTTGCTTTGGCCATGGAGAAAATGGGATCTGTTGGTGTGAAGAGGGGGAGAAAACATGGGGAGAGAAGAAAAGACTGCAGCATACATTTGTCTGTTTGA